The Methanobacteriaceae archaeon genome has a window encoding:
- a CDS encoding IGHMBP2 family helicase, which translates to MKKYIKRLIRLVNYERDAEIEVMTHEISTMSGKKREELGRAINKVKGKFLGKELGLQIVQFGRSDKIETEISVGDMVLISSDDPLRSDLTGTVTEKGARFITVAFDKRVPRWALKKKVRVDLYANDVTFKRMEDNLRHLSLKGKDALEYILNDRDPRKNRRVPYIDYIDDSLNNSQKAAIENALSCENFFLIHGPFGTGKTRTLVELISQETRQNHKVLATAESNAAVDNILERLIENKKLNLTRLGHPQRVSENNISQTLAYKVEKHELNRRVKKIQKKIEKLVETRNLHTRPSPQFRRGLSDYEILNNASKGKSSRGVSPEKMKSMAKWIECNQEIDELHDNIKRVENKIIRDIVETSDVILTTNSSAALDSISKVKFDVAIIDEASQATIPSILIPIAKSRRFILAGDHKQLPPTIISKKAKELEKTLFEELIKLYPSKSQLLNVQYRMNKMLMKFPNKEFYNNGLKSDSSVDEIKIDDLLGSDNHEDALLFINTSNAYGNKENHLKDSKSIINELESDIAVKIAKDYLDAGVIADDIGIISPYADQVKIIDNNTPVEVKTVDGFQGREKEIIIISTVRSNDDGNIGFLKDLRRLNVAITRAKRKLIIIGNKETLKNSPTYARLIDFVENEDLLIDV; encoded by the coding sequence GTGAAGAAATATATTAAGAGATTAATTAGACTTGTAAACTATGAAAGAGATGCTGAAATCGAAGTAATGACTCATGAAATCAGCACAATGTCAGGTAAAAAAAGAGAAGAACTAGGCAGAGCCATAAACAAAGTTAAAGGAAAGTTTCTAGGAAAAGAATTAGGATTACAAATTGTTCAGTTCGGCAGATCAGATAAAATTGAAACTGAAATATCTGTTGGAGATATGGTTTTAATAAGTAGTGATGACCCTCTAAGAAGTGATTTGACTGGAACAGTTACTGAAAAAGGTGCAAGATTCATAACAGTTGCATTTGACAAAAGAGTTCCAAGATGGGCTTTAAAAAAGAAAGTCAGAGTTGATTTATATGCAAATGATGTAACATTCAAAAGAATGGAGGATAATCTAAGACATTTAAGTTTAAAAGGAAAAGATGCACTTGAATATATTTTAAATGACAGAGACCCCAGAAAAAACAGACGTGTTCCATACATAGACTACATTGACGATTCTCTTAATAATTCACAAAAAGCAGCTATTGAAAATGCATTATCATGTGAAAACTTCTTTTTGATACACGGACCTTTTGGAACAGGAAAAACAAGAACTTTAGTTGAATTAATCTCACAGGAAACAAGACAAAACCACAAAGTTCTTGCAACAGCAGAAAGTAATGCTGCAGTTGATAACATCCTTGAGAGATTAATTGAAAATAAAAAATTGAATTTAACAAGACTTGGCCATCCACAAAGAGTATCTGAGAATAATATTTCTCAAACCTTGGCTTATAAAGTTGAAAAGCATGAACTAAACAGAAGAGTTAAGAAAATCCAAAAAAAGATTGAAAAATTAGTGGAAACAAGAAATTTACACACTCGTCCAAGCCCACAGTTTAGAAGAGGTCTTAGCGACTATGAAATATTAAATAATGCTTCAAAAGGAAAGAGCAGTCGTGGAGTTAGTCCTGAAAAGATGAAATCAATGGCAAAATGGATTGAATGCAACCAGGAAATTGATGAATTACATGATAATATAAAAAGAGTTGAAAACAAAATCATTCGTGATATCGTCGAAACCAGTGATGTTATTCTTACAACAAACTCATCTGCAGCACTTGATTCAATATCTAAAGTAAAATTTGATGTTGCAATTATTGACGAAGCATCACAAGCAACAATACCAAGCATATTAATTCCAATAGCTAAATCTCGCAGATTTATACTTGCAGGTGACCACAAACAGCTTCCCCCAACAATCATAAGTAAAAAAGCAAAAGAATTGGAAAAAACATTATTTGAAGAATTAATAAAACTTTATCCTTCAAAATCTCAGCTATTAAATGTTCAATATAGAATGAACAAAATGCTTATGAAATTCCCGAACAAGGAGTTTTACAATAACGGACTTAAAAGTGATTCAAGTGTTGATGAGATAAAAATTGACGATTTACTTGGATCTGATAACCATGAAGATGCTCTTTTATTTATCAATACTTCAAATGCATATGGCAATAAAGAAAATCACTTAAAAGATTCCAAATCCATAATAAATGAATTAGAATCAGATATTGCAGTTAAAATTGCTAAAGACTATTTGGATGCTGGCGTTATCGCAGATGATATTGGAATTATTAGCCCTTATGCAGATCAGGTAAAAATAATAGATAATAACACTCCTGTTGAAGTAAAAACTGTTGACGGTTTTCAGGGAAGAGAAAAAGAAATTATCATCATATCAACTGTTAGAAGTAATGATGATGGAAACATTGGATTTTTAAAGGACTTAAGAAGACTAAATGTGGCAATTACCAGAGCTAAAAGAAAATTAATCATTATTGGAAATAAAGAAACATTAAAAAACAGTCCTACATATGCAAGACTTATTGATTTTGTTGAAAATGAGGATTTATTAATTGATGTTTAA
- a CDS encoding cation:proton antiporter: protein MIEYIQSIILIIAAILTIISAIGLISLDKNTKNVVYARIHIVGVFDIACVLAMIGLGQYLLAGIYFVLAPFIAHAIANAYWKKEDRENNLDLENVEQDVVEDNPFLHPKDKMQSLESENSQKLKTDERFSVTTLEIEEGE, encoded by the coding sequence ATGATAGAATATATTCAGTCTATTATTCTTATCATAGCAGCTATTTTAACTATAATTTCTGCAATTGGACTTATTAGTTTAGATAAAAACACAAAGAATGTTGTTTATGCAAGAATTCATATTGTGGGTGTTTTTGATATTGCATGTGTCCTTGCAATGATTGGTTTAGGTCAATATTTACTTGCTGGAATCTATTTTGTTTTAGCACCATTTATTGCACATGCAATCGCTAACGCTTATTGGAAAAAAGAAGATAGAGAAAATAATTTGGATTTAGAAAATGTTGAACAAGATGTAGTTGAAGATAATCCATTCTTACATCCTAAAGATAAAATGCAATCTTTAGAAAGTGAAAATTCACAAAAACTTAAAACTGATGAAAGATTTTCTGTAACTACACTAGAAATTGAAGAGGGCGAGTAA
- a CDS encoding argininosuccinate synthase has protein sequence MTEKVVLAFSGGLDTSVCVKLLEEKYDVEVITACVDVGQGDEEMEKAKTMASKIGGLKHYNIDAKEEFANEYIARGIKANAEYEGYPLSTALARPLIAQKIIEIAEKEGATAIAHGCTGKGNDQFRFEAVILAMSDLDIIAPIREMNLTRTEEKEYAESKGIELSYDKIYSIDENLWGRAIEGDILEDPANEPPEDIYEWTSSWEDAKDEPEKVSIEFEEGIPVAINGEIMPLTDLIKKANEIAGSHGIGRIDTIENRMIGIKSREIYETPGAKLLIAAHESLEELVLTTDELRFAEYMSTLYADLVYRALWQEPLREDLDQAIDKMQERVSGEVVLKLFKGSIHPIIRKSPFSLHSIEQITFEDKETDQREVEGMIKYHGLQAANYQKLNR, from the coding sequence ATGACTGAAAAAGTAGTTTTAGCATTCAGTGGTGGATTAGATACCTCTGTATGTGTTAAATTATTAGAAGAAAAATACGATGTAGAAGTTATTACTGCATGTGTTGATGTAGGACAAGGCGACGAAGAAATGGAAAAAGCAAAAACCATGGCATCCAAAATCGGTGGATTAAAACACTATAACATCGATGCTAAAGAAGAATTTGCTAACGAATACATTGCACGTGGAATCAAAGCAAATGCAGAATATGAAGGATACCCATTAAGTACTGCGCTTGCAAGACCATTAATCGCACAAAAAATTATCGAAATTGCTGAAAAAGAAGGAGCAACTGCTATTGCACACGGTTGTACCGGAAAAGGAAACGACCAATTCAGATTTGAAGCAGTTATTCTTGCAATGTCTGATTTAGACATTATCGCTCCTATCAGAGAAATGAACTTAACCAGAACCGAAGAAAAAGAATATGCTGAATCTAAAGGTATCGAATTAAGTTATGATAAAATTTACAGTATTGATGAAAACCTTTGGGGAAGAGCAATTGAAGGAGATATCTTAGAAGATCCTGCAAATGAACCACCTGAAGACATTTACGAATGGACTTCTTCCTGGGAAGATGCAAAAGACGAACCAGAAAAAGTATCCATCGAATTTGAAGAAGGTATTCCAGTAGCTATAAACGGCGAAATTATGCCTTTAACCGATCTTATCAAAAAAGCAAATGAAATTGCTGGAAGCCACGGTATTGGAAGAATCGATACTATTGAAAACAGAATGATTGGTATTAAAAGTAGGGAAATCTACGAAACCCCTGGTGCTAAATTGTTAATTGCAGCTCACGAATCTTTAGAAGAATTAGTTTTAACTACTGATGAATTAAGATTTGCTGAATACATGTCAACCCTTTATGCTGACTTAGTATACAGAGCTCTCTGGCAAGAACCATTAAGAGAAGACCTTGACCAAGCAATTGACAAAATGCAAGAAAGAGTAAGCGGAGAAGTTGTATTGAAACTCTTCAAAGGTTCAATCCACCCAATTATCAGAAAATCTCCATTCAGCTTACACAGCATTGAACAAATCACCTTTGAAGACAAAGAAACTGACCAAAGAGAAGTTGAAGGTATGATTAAATACCATGGTCTTCAAGCTGCAAATTACCAAAAATTAAACAGATAG
- a CDS encoding NAD-binding protein, with protein MRKITIKILTKLPTRYLTTGIIIIILLLIYGVVGSYFIMDLNIVDSIYYSITTMTTVGYGDYIPYTPIEKIFSTSLSLAGVALLAYVFNIFLTNFQQTMKRYSKEARKMKKINDMDDYYILCGFGRVGKVVFEELKNRKQNIIVFEKDSEIYESIEEDNSIVTIHKDATEDDLIAKLANEKCNSVIISTGNDVSNLFIVLTIRETNPDVWIVTRASKIKNISRLRKAGANKIVSPEISGGQDMFFESTKPHILRITVKHGFDGIYDEFKVIEKHGCTLENIDYHLPGINTPLTREFNVRRLADGKKYGQYLKTHDDQRQALQNLYKVAYNVHSHFIIGPDKKSLENMVEDLKKLEEVIGINLTNEEIAEMTKNDIK; from the coding sequence ATGAGAAAAATAACAATAAAAATTTTAACAAAATTACCGACAAGATATTTGACTACGGGAATAATTATAATTATATTATTATTAATTTACGGAGTTGTTGGTTCATATTTCATAATGGACCTAAATATTGTTGATTCTATTTATTACTCCATTACTACAATGACAACCGTAGGTTATGGGGATTATATACCATATACTCCAATTGAGAAAATTTTTTCAACATCACTATCTCTTGCTGGTGTTGCATTACTCGCTTATGTGTTTAATATATTCTTAACAAATTTCCAACAAACAATGAAGAGATATTCAAAAGAGGCTAGGAAAATGAAAAAAATTAATGATATGGACGACTACTACATCCTTTGTGGATTTGGAAGAGTTGGAAAAGTAGTATTTGAAGAATTAAAAAACAGAAAACAAAATATAATTGTATTTGAAAAGGATAGTGAAATTTACGAAAGTATTGAAGAGGACAATTCAATTGTTACTATCCACAAAGATGCAACAGAAGATGATTTAATAGCTAAATTAGCTAATGAAAAATGTAACAGTGTAATCATCAGTACTGGAAATGATGTAAGTAACCTCTTTATTGTTTTAACAATTCGTGAAACCAATCCTGATGTGTGGATTGTTACAAGAGCAAGTAAAATCAAGAATATTTCACGTCTTAGAAAAGCAGGTGCAAATAAGATTGTCTCACCTGAGATTAGTGGTGGTCAGGATATGTTCTTTGAGTCTACAAAACCACACATCTTAAGAATAACTGTTAAACACGGTTTTGACGGAATATACGATGAATTTAAAGTTATTGAAAAACATGGATGTACCTTAGAAAACATTGATTACCATCTTCCAGGAATCAATACCCCACTTACACGTGAGTTTAATGTAAGAAGACTTGCAGATGGTAAAAAATACGGACAATACTTAAAAACACATGACGACCAAAGACAGGCATTGCAAAACCTCTATAAAGTAGCTTACAACGTCCATTCACACTTTATTATTGGTCCTGATAAAAAATCTTTAGAAAATATGGTTGAAGATTTGAAAAAACTCGAAGAAGTTATTGGAATTAATTTAACAAACGAAGAAATTGCTGAAATGACAAAAAACGATATTAAATAG
- a CDS encoding metal-dependent hydrolase, with amino-acid sequence MSSYKGHSIFALILACMFFHNPLLIALTFIGANVPDFDHKFKKESVYKIIILGLVVFISLYILKLPYYVGLIIVFLGVTFYFSQHRSFTHSIFGILTLTAAISLILIWSLQLIMLVTSLGDHYLLLAILIALLGFLFLNKKLLMIFIPIFFISLFMIKTGEISYITIVLSLFLGIFSHSVLDSFSPAGIKLFAPISSYKVYRNFGLVVVFILAILSMMGHAQVLFKLYEMYILSH; translated from the coding sequence TTGTCTTCCTATAAAGGACATTCAATATTTGCATTGATACTTGCGTGTATGTTTTTTCATAATCCGTTGTTAATTGCTTTGACATTTATCGGTGCAAATGTTCCAGATTTTGATCATAAATTTAAAAAAGAAAGCGTGTATAAGATTATTATCTTGGGGTTAGTAGTCTTCATTTCACTTTATATACTTAAATTACCTTACTATGTTGGTTTAATTATTGTGTTCTTAGGGGTCACATTTTATTTTTCGCAACATCGTAGTTTTACACATTCAATATTCGGTATACTAACATTAACTGCTGCAATTAGCTTAATCTTAATTTGGAGTTTGCAGTTGATAATGTTGGTTACCTCCTTAGGGGATCATTATTTGTTACTTGCAATTCTTATTGCACTTTTAGGGTTTTTGTTCTTAAATAAAAAATTATTGATGATTTTCATTCCAATATTTTTTATTTCATTATTTATGATCAAAACTGGTGAAATATCCTATATTACTATTGTACTTAGTTTATTTTTGGGGATTTTTTCTCATAGTGTATTGGATTCATTTTCACCAGCAGGAATTAAATTATTCGCTCCAATTTCTTCATATAAAGTTTATAGAAATTTTGGATTAGTGGTGGTATTTATCCTTGCGATTTTATCTATGATGGGTCATGCACAGGTTTTATTTAAATTATATGAAATGTATATTTTATCTCATTAA
- a CDS encoding monovalent cation/H+ antiporter subunit E codes for MFLTRIGYGIIYFLDLIYEIIKATFDVAFNGIMRRNIDPVVFDIETVLERPVSQTILANSISLTPGTLSVDLDSENNIIKVATISPRTKEDVIPFEKYIKKMLE; via the coding sequence ATGTTTTTAACTAGAATTGGTTATGGAATTATTTATTTCTTGGACCTAATTTATGAAATCATTAAAGCAACCTTTGACGTTGCTTTTAATGGAATTATGAGAAGAAATATTGATCCTGTTGTTTTTGATATTGAAACTGTTTTAGAAAGACCAGTTTCACAGACAATTTTGGCAAACAGTATTTCTTTGACTCCTGGTACTTTGTCTGTTGATTTAGACAGTGAAAATAACATTATCAAAGTGGCTACTATTTCTCCAAGAACAAAAGAGGATGTTATTCCTTTTGAAAAATACATTAAGAAAATGTTGGAATAG
- a CDS encoding cation:proton antiporter subunit C has protein sequence MAQTQLVILLTSVALIIVGIYAAIFVDNIIKKIIGISFIEEGVNLFIVAIGYKAGGVVPILMPGMDTTWFASNAAYPLPFGLVLTSIVIGASTLAIMLALVMVLYRRYGTLSTSVMLADTSKQEEYDE, from the coding sequence ATGGCACAAACTCAATTAGTGATATTATTAACTTCAGTTGCATTGATTATTGTTGGGATTTATGCTGCAATTTTTGTTGATAACATCATAAAGAAAATTATTGGTATTAGTTTCATTGAAGAAGGTGTAAACCTATTCATTGTTGCTATTGGTTATAAAGCTGGTGGTGTTGTACCTATCTTAATGCCTGGTATGGACACTACATGGTTTGCTTCAAATGCAGCATATCCGCTACCTTTCGGTTTAGTACTTACTAGTATTGTAATTGGTGCAAGTACTCTTGCTATTATGCTTGCATTGGTAATGGTTCTTTATAGAAGATATGGAACTTTAAGTACTAGTGTAATGTTGGCTGATACATCAAAACAGGAGGAATATGATGAATGA
- a CDS encoding DUF4040 domain-containing protein, whose protein sequence is MIVYVLCLIAVLSAVLAIIQKDLLKAAILTGFSGGAIAVLFQVLLAPDVAMTQAIVCAAIVPVFIALAVKKTQRVDN, encoded by the coding sequence ATGATAGTATATGTTTTATGTTTAATTGCAGTTTTAAGTGCCGTCCTTGCTATTATCCAAAAAGATTTATTGAAAGCAGCAATATTAACAGGATTTTCCGGTGGAGCTATTGCAGTTCTCTTCCAGGTATTATTAGCACCTGATGTTGCTATGACTCAGGCTATTGTGTGTGCAGCTATTGTACCTGTATTTATTGCTCTTGCTGTTAAAAAAACTCAGAGGGTGGATAACTAA
- a CDS encoding succinylglutamate desuccinylase/aspartoacylase family protein: MHFKKIDQFGNLEMSYISDFSGGYISRNKHILENLELNPINQFILEKSVYGTPIFKLGNGGKKVLVLSGIHGNELSPQMANLNLINELLEKELNNTVYFIPFAAPKSSMNNERSFNSRDLNRSANIKNSISNLIIQAIENLGISAVGDFHSTSYNSNPGCESVFSSKSPTAESFLIANYISSDVGSEMISYDFASSSMYNGAIEDTCNLKGIPSVTCEVLSPFGSVGRGAVDVSFSQMKSFLSYFGI, encoded by the coding sequence ATGCATTTTAAAAAAATTGATCAATTTGGAAATCTTGAAATGAGTTATATCTCTGATTTTTCAGGAGGGTACATCTCAAGAAATAAACATATTCTGGAAAATCTGGAATTAAATCCTATTAATCAATTTATTTTAGAAAAATCTGTTTATGGAACTCCAATTTTTAAATTAGGAAATGGTGGAAAGAAAGTATTGGTTTTATCTGGAATTCATGGTAATGAATTATCTCCTCAAATGGCAAATCTAAATTTAATTAATGAATTATTGGAAAAAGAACTTAACAATACTGTTTATTTTATACCATTTGCAGCTCCAAAATCTTCAATGAACAATGAAAGAAGTTTTAATTCACGTGATTTGAACCGTTCTGCTAATATTAAAAATTCAATAAGCAATCTTATTATTCAAGCTATTGAAAATTTAGGAATTTCTGCTGTAGGAGATTTCCACTCAACATCATATAACTCAAATCCTGGTTGTGAGTCTGTTTTTTCATCAAAATCTCCAACTGCTGAGAGCTTTTTAATAGCTAACTATATTTCAAGTGATGTTGGCTCTGAGATGATTTCATATGATTTTGCAAGTTCTTCTATGTATAATGGTGCTATTGAAGATACATGTAATTTAAAAGGAATTCCTTCTGTTACCTGTGAAGTGTTATCTCCGTTTGGTAGTGTTGGAAGGGGCGCTGTTGATGTTTCATTTAGTCAAATGAAGAGTTTTTTATCCTATTTTGGAATCTAA
- the sfsA gene encoding DNA/RNA nuclease SfsA gives MDYVRGIFKNRPNRFIAEVEVDGNLEIAHVPNTGRCKELLVEDAVVWLKPSDNPKRKTKFSLHFVENKNVLVSLYSQQANSIVYDAILDGKIKELSGYSIHQREKTVDNSRIDIYLADDSRQCYVEVKGVTLIVDGEARFPDAPTQRGAKHLKELIKLKKQGNRCVAFFLIQHPAGKFFRPNWENDPVFSQTLNEAYDNGVEILVYRCDNQLDGITLIPEPINFDLKKEDNDS, from the coding sequence ATGGATTATGTTAGAGGGATTTTTAAAAATCGTCCAAATAGGTTCATTGCTGAAGTTGAAGTGGATGGAAACTTGGAAATAGCGCACGTGCCAAACACAGGAAGGTGTAAGGAACTTTTAGTTGAAGATGCTGTAGTTTGGCTTAAACCATCAGACAATCCAAAAAGAAAAACCAAATTCTCACTTCACTTTGTAGAAAATAAGAATGTCCTAGTGTCACTTTACTCTCAACAAGCAAACAGTATTGTATATGATGCAATCTTGGATGGTAAAATAAAAGAACTTTCTGGCTATTCTATTCATCAAAGAGAAAAAACAGTTGATAATTCAAGAATCGACATATATCTTGCAGATGATTCACGCCAATGTTATGTTGAAGTAAAGGGTGTTACACTAATTGTTGATGGTGAAGCAAGATTTCCGGATGCTCCAACACAAAGAGGTGCAAAGCATTTAAAAGAGTTAATTAAACTTAAAAAACAGGGAAATCGCTGTGTTGCGTTTTTCTTAATTCAACATCCTGCAGGAAAATTCTTCAGACCAAACTGGGAAAATGATCCTGTATTTTCTCAAACTTTAAATGAAGCTTATGATAATGGTGTTGAAATTTTAGTTTATAGATGTGATAATCAGTTAGATGGAATTACTTTAATTCCTGAACCTATTAATTTTGATTTAAAAAAAGAAGATAATGATAGCTAA
- a CDS encoding monovalent cation/H+ antiporter complex subunit F, which translates to MDILSISKYFMIIALMIFMLVALRASAYKSTSMGILGSSAVVNAFAVLLLIIGGLYNLEFFRDISLALIFFGFVGTVAFAVVLGGDGE; encoded by the coding sequence ATGGATATTTTAAGTATTTCAAAATATTTTATGATTATTGCATTAATGATATTTATGCTAGTTGCATTAAGAGCAAGTGCTTATAAATCCACTTCTATGGGGATTTTAGGAAGTTCTGCTGTGGTTAATGCATTTGCAGTTTTATTATTAATCATTGGTGGCTTGTATAATCTCGAATTCTTTAGAGATATATCATTAGCTTTAATATTCTTTGGTTTTGTAGGTACTGTTGCTTTTGCTGTAGTTTTGGGGGGTGATGGAGAATGA
- a CDS encoding NAD(P)H-hydrate dehydratase has product MDPIDMMVTDYNCEYLGLSRLCLMESAGKSLAEEVGKIAVYTFAKPVKVVIFTGSGGNGGDGFVAARYLLNRGYDVDIYMLKENIHSSEAKTNLEILKNMKPRLSRLNIFNLKTLEDIENCEVAKSQNSEFVIVDGILGTGIKGNLQTNVKKAIEVINESKGVKISVDVPSGMDPLTGEVDDVAVVPDYTISFHKIKTGVRNAEEEVVGGLVTADIGIPFEAEYFVNYGDFLRMNARDLDSHKGNNGRLLIVGGSKDYSGAPAIAGMAAIGAGADLVYVMAPESAAKVIKSTSPDLIVKSLEGDELSLEHSQQIIELSEDVDAVLIGPGAGISDNTLKLFNVLVSKIKKPIVLDADALKQVEMTLIKNRQDIILTPHIFEFKSFFKVNNDLKLDIDSYDFKKVDENITQFQQISRQIKGSVIVKGKYDLILSGTKFKINKSGNPGMTVGGTGDALSGIATALFAQGLNAFDSACLAVFINGLAGDMAFDEKGNGFSASDLVSFIGNVIKNGLC; this is encoded by the coding sequence TTGGATCCAATTGATATGATGGTTACTGATTATAATTGTGAATACTTAGGTTTATCTAGATTATGCTTAATGGAATCAGCAGGAAAATCTTTAGCAGAAGAAGTTGGTAAAATTGCAGTTTATACCTTTGCAAAACCTGTTAAAGTAGTTATTTTTACAGGTTCTGGTGGAAATGGTGGAGATGGATTTGTTGCTGCAAGATATCTCTTGAACAGAGGTTATGACGTGGATATTTATATGCTTAAAGAAAATATTCACTCTAGTGAGGCAAAAACCAATTTGGAAATATTAAAAAACATGAAACCTCGTCTTTCCCGTTTAAATATTTTCAATCTAAAAACACTTGAAGATATTGAAAACTGTGAAGTTGCAAAATCACAAAACAGTGAATTTGTAATTGTTGATGGTATTTTAGGTACTGGAATTAAAGGAAACCTTCAAACCAATGTTAAAAAAGCTATTGAAGTAATAAATGAATCCAAAGGTGTTAAAATCAGTGTTGATGTGCCTTCTGGAATGGATCCGTTAACTGGTGAGGTTGATGATGTTGCTGTTGTGCCTGATTACACTATCAGTTTTCACAAAATCAAGACTGGTGTGAGAAATGCTGAAGAAGAAGTTGTTGGTGGTCTTGTAACAGCAGATATTGGAATTCCATTTGAAGCAGAATACTTTGTAAATTATGGTGACTTTTTAAGAATGAACGCACGTGACTTGGATTCTCATAAAGGAAACAATGGTCGTTTACTTATTGTAGGTGGCTCTAAAGATTATTCTGGTGCTCCAGCCATTGCAGGAATGGCAGCTATTGGTGCAGGTGCTGATTTGGTTTATGTTATGGCGCCCGAAAGTGCAGCAAAAGTTATCAAATCAACTTCTCCAGATTTAATTGTTAAATCACTTGAAGGAGATGAATTATCACTTGAACATTCTCAACAAATCATTGAGTTATCAGAAGATGTTGATGCAGTATTAATTGGTCCTGGAGCAGGAATATCTGATAATACTTTAAAATTATTCAATGTATTGGTTTCAAAGATTAAAAAACCAATAGTTTTGGATGCAGATGCTCTAAAACAGGTTGAAATGACTTTAATTAAAAACAGACAGGATATTATTTTAACTCCTCATATTTTTGAATTTAAATCATTTTTCAAGGTTAATAATGATTTAAAACTTGACATTGATTCATATGACTTTAAAAAAGTTGATGAAAATATTACTCAGTTCCAGCAAATTTCCCGTCAAATTAAAGGTAGTGTAATAGTTAAAGGAAAATATGACTTGATTTTATCTGGAACTAAATTTAAAATTAATAAAAGTGGTAATCCTGGAATGACAGTTGGTGGAACAGGAGATGCACTTTCAGGAATTGCAACTGCTTTATTTGCTCAAGGATTAAATGCTTTTGACAGTGCATGTTTAGCTGTTTTCATTAACGGACTTGCAGGAGACATGGCATTTGATGAAAAAGGAAACGGATTTAGTGCTAGTGATTTAGTATCATTTATCGGTAATGTGATTAAAAATGGATTATGTTAG
- the fhcD gene encoding formylmethanofuran--tetrahydromethanopterin N-formyltransferase has translation MEINGVEIKDTYAEGFGIKVTRILVTAATEELAKIAATEATGYGTSVIGCPAEAGIDCFVPAENTPDGRPGYVIMICQGGKKALDHELMERIGMCILTSPTAAAFNCLESETTLKTGNKLKFFGDGFEKECEIDGRKIHSIPIMSGDFLVESEFGYKDGVAGGNFFILAKDQMTGVEAAQAAVEAISKVEGVITPFPGGMVASGSKVGSNKYAKFLNASTNEKMCVTLKGEVDSDIRDDADGVFEIVIDGVDEESVKAAMKAGIEAACAVDGVLEISAGNFDGKLGAYIMNLQELF, from the coding sequence ATGGAAATTAATGGTGTAGAAATTAAAGATACTTACGCAGAAGGTTTCGGAATTAAAGTAACTAGAATCTTAGTTACTGCAGCAACTGAAGAATTAGCAAAAATCGCAGCAACTGAAGCAACCGGTTACGGAACTTCTGTTATTGGATGTCCTGCAGAAGCAGGTATTGACTGTTTTGTACCAGCTGAAAACACTCCTGATGGAAGACCTGGTTATGTTATTATGATTTGCCAAGGTGGTAAAAAAGCACTTGACCATGAATTAATGGAAAGAATTGGAATGTGTATTTTAACTTCACCTACTGCAGCAGCATTTAACTGTCTTGAATCAGAAACCACTTTAAAAACTGGTAACAAATTAAAATTCTTCGGTGACGGTTTCGAAAAAGAATGTGAAATTGACGGAAGAAAAATCCACTCCATCCCAATTATGTCCGGAGACTTCTTAGTAGAATCTGAATTCGGATACAAAGATGGTGTTGCTGGAGGAAACTTCTTTATTTTAGCAAAAGATCAAATGACTGGTGTAGAAGCAGCACAAGCAGCTGTTGAAGCTATCTCCAAAGTTGAAGGAGTAATCACTCCGTTCCCTGGTGGTATGGTTGCATCCGGTTCTAAAGTAGGATCTAACAAATACGCAAAATTCTTAAACGCATCTACTAACGAAAAAATGTGTGTAACCTTAAAAGGTGAAGTAGACTCTGATATCAGAGACGATGCTGACGGTGTATTTGAAATTGTTATTGATGGTGTAGACGAAGAATCCGTTAAAGCAGCAATGAAAGCAGGTATTGAAGCTGCATGTGCTGTTGATGGAGTACTTGAAATTAGTGCAGGTAACTTCGACGGTAAATTAGGTGCTTACATCATGAACTTACAAGAATTATTCTAA